In Anopheles gambiae chromosome 2, idAnoGambNW_F1_1, whole genome shotgun sequence, a single window of DNA contains:
- the LOC1281093 gene encoding F-BAR domain only protein 2 isoform X3, with amino-acid sequence MTVDFNDYFWGEKNNGYEVLYQNMKYGLSATKELAEYFRERSNLEEYNSKLLTKLANKAGSSGGGTFSPLWIILKSTTERLSELHAQKVQKLTELVKNVTKYAEDLHKKHKSVKEEESGTQDAVQAMKESTAAVAKAKDTHNARLQEVEKARKDNSAKEIEKSEAKLRKHQDDYKALVEKHNIIKQEFEKKMTITCRRFQEMEEAHLKQMKEFLSSYMDIVQNNFDLVGQVHSDLKRQFLELTVDKLLEQFVLNKYTGLEKPELIELDFESGTASGSGAVGHNSGHQLLVNTSAPLPPGGSISPAPSSLAGGGLLESPTLSATSSSQPINIGTAPGKKESSHLRSWFSSSSTAAVPTNSPVNLSTSPTSTSMGGGGGRWGDGGTDLPSAQQQPHPASLRAMSPVPSVLNESSVSGSAQSTGKQSSKPFYGDLFSFKHHSTNPSTNHNQPYHHPPNLATNGHNNGGSGKQQSQQSPQMKQQEQQLQESLQHPQQQQDQQQQQQPASPQQLPPPQQQQQQQKSSRRTTSLLNLFMSNSQGSRDSRESRESTTSSAGGRRNNSNIAGGTNAAASEVGRNSVSSTGATVSAPTSPNDPDTGSSGGGTAAAIDERSQQQQSFIGRNPLLRGSKSVSGFLRSRREKAKSKKAKKKKDSTENSSAKDENILDGDSKGDTANADSATNLQTTSAISASNVAPTATPEVDEDGYSIQPRETTWDSATITEKSNNFYSSSDSDSEDEREEKKIHVEIKPLNNGAAPISASVDELRATVENLSLSPIGILTSQQQQQHHQQHQLHHQLHHQQQQAQPASQAHALHHQMSVGNASLLNNSNAATHLTSPNASNASTPTTVHPYAPLQSPTLSMSTSSNNRYADLGDIFSEVGDISISAPTSANLTKLTQRQIPTPTSAGGSSIAIPRPPSRRSEAAVARDRVSPASQIARADSVGSLEFRSPSVGIGSSRGPSPLTIGMSDTIPLAVAFHEIIHAYFKGADESRCQVKMSGDMMISFPAGIVNVLTNNPNPAKLGFRIKNLQNLDNVLPNKQLITIDRLQSTSFSTTLEFNMPVLTATLRRQSEQNPNAPHINVDILKYQIKAKPGAASCPFQLVSYWKCEQRHTDIKIDYKYNCHAMAQPSPLLNVSISVPVDGGVKNVQSKPHSAWQGESNRLVWNFTDISQHSESGGVDTLRARLEVGTGPSTPAIISTQFNCEGTTLSGIEFELAGSGYRLSLVKRRFVSGKYICEGDGIRTVKTPTPPNVSGVMSPIPFGSSSSNSSKSANPSSGGTTG; translated from the exons GGCGAGAAGAACAACGGGTACGAGGTGCTGTACCAAAACATGAAGTATGGCCTATCGGCGACGAAAGAGCTAGCGGAGTACTTCCGCGAGCGCTCGAATCTGGAGGAGTACAATTCGAAGCTGCTGACAAAGCTGGCCAACAAGGCGGGCTCGAGCGGTGGCGGTACTTTTTCCCCGCTCTGGATCATACTCAAGTCAACCACCGAGCGTCTGTCGGAGCTGCACGCCCAGAAGGTGCAGAAGCTGACGGAGCTGGTCAAGAATGTCACCAAGTACGCGGAAGACCTGCACAAGAAGCATAAATCGGTGAAGGAGGAAGAGTCGGGCACGCAGGATGCGGTGCAG GCAATGAAGGAATCGACCGCGGCTGTCGCCAAGGCAAAGGATACCCACAATGCCCGGCTGCAGGAGGTGGAGAAGGCCCGGAAGGACAATTCGGCCAAGGAGATCGAAAAGTCGGAGGCAAAGCTACGCAAACACCAGGACGACTACAAGGCGCTGGTGGAGAAGCACAACATAATCAAGCAGGAGTTTGAGAAGAAAATGACAATAACGTGTAGG CGTTTTCAAGAGATGGAAGAAGCACATCTGAAACAAATGAAAGAGTTCCTCTCGTCGTACATGGACATAGTGCAGAACAATTTCGATTTAGTTGGCCAG GTCCATTCTGATTTGAAGCGTCAATTTCTAGAGTTAACCGTGGACAAGCTATTGGAACAGTTCGTGCTGAACAAGTACACCGGTCTGGAGAAACCAG AGCTAATTGAGCTTGATTTTGAAAGTGGCACCGCGAGCGGTTCCGGTGCGGTTGGCCATAACAGCGGCCACCAGCTGCTAGTGAACACCTCGGCCCCGCTGCCACCGGGTGGCAGCATTTCGCCCGCTCCATCCTCGTTGGCGGGCGGCGGGCTGCTCGAATCACCGACCCTGTCCGCGACCAGCTCCTCGCAACCGATCAACATCGGCACGGCGCCCGGCAAGAAGGAGAGCAGCCACCTGCGGTCCTGGTTTAGCTCCAGCTCGACGGCAGCCGTCCCAACGAACTCACCGGTCAATCTGTCCACCTCGCCCACGTCCACCTCGATGGGCGGAGGCGGCGGACGGTGGGGCGATGGCGGAACGGACCTACCGTCagcccagcagcagccccatCCGGCCTCGTTGCGTGCCATGTCGCCGGTGCCATCGGTGCTGAACGAAAGTAGCGTGTCCGGATCCGCACAAAGTACGGGCAAACAGTCAAGTAAACCATTCTACGGCGATCTGTTTTCCTTCAAGCATCATAGTACCAATCCCTCCACTAATCACAATCAGCCATACCACCACCCGCCCAACCTAGCCACTAACGGTCACAATAACGGTGGCAGCGGCAAACAACAATCGCAACAATCGCCGCAAATGAAACAGCAGGAACAGCAACTGCAAGAATCTTTACAGCatccacagcaacagcaagaccagcagcagcagcagcagcctgcgTCACCTCagcaactaccaccaccacaacaacaacaacaacaacaaaaatcttcCCGCCGCACTACTTCCCTTCTCAATCTCTTCATGTCTAACTCCCAGG GAAGTCGCGATAGCCGAGAAAGCCGCGAATCGACCACAAGCAGTGCGGGCGGACGCcggaacaacagcaacatcgcCGGAGGCACCAATGCGGCGGCATCGGAAGTCGGTCGAAATTCGGTCTCCTCCACCGGCGCGACCGTTTCTGCCCCGACCAGCCCGAACGATCCGGACACTGGAAGCAGCGGGGGCGGCACGGCGGCAGCCATCGATGAACggtcacagcagcagcagtccttTATCGGACGGAATCCGTTGCTGCGGGGCTCGAAAT CAGTTTCCGGGTTTCTGCGCAGCCGGCGCGAGAAGGCCAAATCAAAgaaagccaaaaagaagaaagattcCACGGAAAACTCCAGTGCCaaagatgaaaatattttgGACGG CGATAGCAAGGGCGATACGGCAAATGCGGACAGCGCCACGAATCTGCAAACCACTTCCGCGATCAGTGCTTCGAATGTAGCCCCCACGGCAACGCCCGAAGTGGATGAGGACGGTTACAGCATACAGCCGCGCGAAACCACCTGGGACAGTGCGACGATCACGGAAAAGAGCA ATAATTTCTACTCAAGCTCGGACAGTGACAGCGAGGATGAGCGTGAAGAGAAGAAAATCCACGTGGAAATTAAACCGCTTAACAATGGTGCCGCACCCATTTCGGCCAGTGTCGATGAGCTGCGGGCAACGGTGGAAAATCTTTCGCTATCACCAATCGGTATTCTAACATCG caacagcagcagcagcaccatcagcagcaccagctgcaccaccagctgcaccatcagcaacagcaggcacAGCCCGCCTCCCAGGCACACGCGCTGCACCACCAGATGTCGGTCGGGAATGCGTCGCTCCTGAACAATAGCAACGCCGCCACGCACCTCACCAGTCCGAATGCCTCGAATGCGTCCACGCCGACGACGGTACATCCGTACGCGCCGCTACAAAGCCCTACCCTGTCGATGTCAACCAGCTCGAA CAATCGGTATGCAGATCTGGGTGACATCTTTTCGGAGGTGGGTGACATTAGCATCTCGGCACCGACTTCCGCGAACCTAACGAAGCTTACCCAGCGACAAATTCCCACACCGACGTCAGCGGGCGGCAGCAGTATCGCTATACCGCGACCACCATCGCGAAGATCGGAAGCGGCTG TTGCACGTGATCGTGTCAGTCCGGCGTCACAGATTGCTCGTGCCGACAGTGTCGGCAGTTTGGAGTTCCGTAGTCCGAGCGTGGGTATCGGATCGTCCCGTGGTCCGTCCCCGCTAACGATCGGCATGTCCGATACGATTCCATTGGCTGTTGCATTCCACGAAATTATTCACGCCTATTTCAA AGGAGCCGACGAGTCCCGGTGTCAGGTGAAAATGTCGGGCGACATGATGATTTCGTTCCCGGCCGGCATTGTGAACGTGCTGACGAACAATCCGAACCCGGCCAAGCTGGGCTTCCGCATCAAGAATCTCCAGAACCTCGACAACGTGCTGCCGAACAAGCAGCTCATCACGATCGATCGGCTCCAGTCGACCAGCTTCAGCACGACGCTCGAGTTCAACATGCCAGTATTAACGGCGACCCTGCGGCGCCAGTCGGAGCAGAACCCGAACGCGCCGCACATCAACGTGGACATCCTGAAGTACCAGATCAAGGCCAAGCCGGGGGCGGCCTCCTGTCCGTTCCAGCTCGTGTCCTACTGGAAGTGCGAACAGCGGCACACGGACATTAAGATCGACTACAAGTATAACTGCCACGCGATGGCCCAGCCGTCCCCGCTGCTGAACGTTTCCATCTCGGTGCCGGTCGACGGCGGTGTGAAGAACGTCCAATCGAAACCTCATTCGGCTTG GCAAGGCGAATCGAACCGGCTGGTGTGGAACTTTACGGACATATCGCAGCACTCGGAGAGTGGCGGTGTTGATACGCTCCGTGCCCGGCTCGAGGTAGGCACGGGACCATCGACGCCGGCCATCATCTCGACCCAGTTCAACTGCGAAGGGACCACGCTGTCCGGCATTGAGTTTGAGCTGGCCGGCTCGGGATATCGGCTATCGCTTGTAAAGCGACGATTCGTATCAG GAAAGTACATCTGCGAAGGCGATGGCATACGGACGGTGAAAACACCTACGCCACCGAACGTGTCCGGCGTCATGTCACCGATTCcgttcggcagcagcagtagcaacagcagcaagtcGGCCAACCCCTCATCCGGTGGCACCACTGGATAG
- the LOC1281093 gene encoding F-BAR domain only protein 2 isoform X14: MTVDFNDYFWGEKNNGYEVLYQNMKYGLSATKELAEYFRERSNLEEYNSKLLTKLANKAGSSGGGTFSPLWIILKSTTERLSELHAQKVQKLTELVKNVTKYAEDLHKKHKSVKEEESGTQDAVQAMKESTAAVAKAKDTHNARLQEVEKARKDNSAKEIEKSEAKLRKHQDDYKALVEKHNIIKQEFEKKMTITCRRFQEMEEAHLKQMKEFLSSYMDIVQNNFDLVGQVHSDLKRQFLELTVDKLLEQFVLNKYTGLEKPVSGFLRSRREKAKSKKAKKKKDSTENSSAKDENILDGDSKGDTANADSATNLQTTSAISASNVAPTATPEVDEDGYSIQPRETTWDSATITEKSNNFYSSSDSDSEDEREEKKIHVEIKPLNNGAAPISASVDELRATVENLSLSPIGILTSQQQQQHHQQHQLHHQLHHQQQQAQPASQAHALHHQMSVGNASLLNNSNAATHLTSPNASNASTPTTVHPYAPLQSPTLSMSTSSNNRYADLGDIFSEVGDISISAPTSANLTKLTQRQIPTPTSAGGSSIAIPRPPSRRSEAAVARDRVSPASQIARADSVGSLEFRSPSVGIGSSRGPSPLTIGMSDTIPLAVAFHEIIHAYFKGADESRCQVKMSGDMMISFPAGIVNVLTNNPNPAKLGFRIKNLQNLDNVLPNKQLITIDRLQSTSFSTTLEFNMPVLTATLRRQSEQNPNAPHINVDILKYQIKAKPGAASCPFQLVSYWKCEQRHTDIKIDYKYNCHAMAQPSPLLNVSISVPVDGGVKNVQSKPHSAWQGESNRLVWNFTDISQHSESGGVDTLRARLEVGTGPSTPAIISTQFNCEGTTLSGIEFELAGSGYRLSLVKRRFVSGKYICEGDGIRTVKTPTPPNVSGVMSPIPFGSSSSNSSKSANPSSGGTTG, encoded by the exons GGCGAGAAGAACAACGGGTACGAGGTGCTGTACCAAAACATGAAGTATGGCCTATCGGCGACGAAAGAGCTAGCGGAGTACTTCCGCGAGCGCTCGAATCTGGAGGAGTACAATTCGAAGCTGCTGACAAAGCTGGCCAACAAGGCGGGCTCGAGCGGTGGCGGTACTTTTTCCCCGCTCTGGATCATACTCAAGTCAACCACCGAGCGTCTGTCGGAGCTGCACGCCCAGAAGGTGCAGAAGCTGACGGAGCTGGTCAAGAATGTCACCAAGTACGCGGAAGACCTGCACAAGAAGCATAAATCGGTGAAGGAGGAAGAGTCGGGCACGCAGGATGCGGTGCAG GCAATGAAGGAATCGACCGCGGCTGTCGCCAAGGCAAAGGATACCCACAATGCCCGGCTGCAGGAGGTGGAGAAGGCCCGGAAGGACAATTCGGCCAAGGAGATCGAAAAGTCGGAGGCAAAGCTACGCAAACACCAGGACGACTACAAGGCGCTGGTGGAGAAGCACAACATAATCAAGCAGGAGTTTGAGAAGAAAATGACAATAACGTGTAGG CGTTTTCAAGAGATGGAAGAAGCACATCTGAAACAAATGAAAGAGTTCCTCTCGTCGTACATGGACATAGTGCAGAACAATTTCGATTTAGTTGGCCAG GTCCATTCTGATTTGAAGCGTCAATTTCTAGAGTTAACCGTGGACAAGCTATTGGAACAGTTCGTGCTGAACAAGTACACCGGTCTGGAGAAACCAG TTTCCGGGTTTCTGCGCAGCCGGCGCGAGAAGGCCAAATCAAAgaaagccaaaaagaagaaagattcCACGGAAAACTCCAGTGCCaaagatgaaaatattttgGACGG CGATAGCAAGGGCGATACGGCAAATGCGGACAGCGCCACGAATCTGCAAACCACTTCCGCGATCAGTGCTTCGAATGTAGCCCCCACGGCAACGCCCGAAGTGGATGAGGACGGTTACAGCATACAGCCGCGCGAAACCACCTGGGACAGTGCGACGATCACGGAAAAGAGCA ATAATTTCTACTCAAGCTCGGACAGTGACAGCGAGGATGAGCGTGAAGAGAAGAAAATCCACGTGGAAATTAAACCGCTTAACAATGGTGCCGCACCCATTTCGGCCAGTGTCGATGAGCTGCGGGCAACGGTGGAAAATCTTTCGCTATCACCAATCGGTATTCTAACATCG caacagcagcagcagcaccatcagcagcaccagctgcaccaccagctgcaccatcagcaacagcaggcacAGCCCGCCTCCCAGGCACACGCGCTGCACCACCAGATGTCGGTCGGGAATGCGTCGCTCCTGAACAATAGCAACGCCGCCACGCACCTCACCAGTCCGAATGCCTCGAATGCGTCCACGCCGACGACGGTACATCCGTACGCGCCGCTACAAAGCCCTACCCTGTCGATGTCAACCAGCTCGAA CAATCGGTATGCAGATCTGGGTGACATCTTTTCGGAGGTGGGTGACATTAGCATCTCGGCACCGACTTCCGCGAACCTAACGAAGCTTACCCAGCGACAAATTCCCACACCGACGTCAGCGGGCGGCAGCAGTATCGCTATACCGCGACCACCATCGCGAAGATCGGAAGCGGCTG TTGCACGTGATCGTGTCAGTCCGGCGTCACAGATTGCTCGTGCCGACAGTGTCGGCAGTTTGGAGTTCCGTAGTCCGAGCGTGGGTATCGGATCGTCCCGTGGTCCGTCCCCGCTAACGATCGGCATGTCCGATACGATTCCATTGGCTGTTGCATTCCACGAAATTATTCACGCCTATTTCAA AGGAGCCGACGAGTCCCGGTGTCAGGTGAAAATGTCGGGCGACATGATGATTTCGTTCCCGGCCGGCATTGTGAACGTGCTGACGAACAATCCGAACCCGGCCAAGCTGGGCTTCCGCATCAAGAATCTCCAGAACCTCGACAACGTGCTGCCGAACAAGCAGCTCATCACGATCGATCGGCTCCAGTCGACCAGCTTCAGCACGACGCTCGAGTTCAACATGCCAGTATTAACGGCGACCCTGCGGCGCCAGTCGGAGCAGAACCCGAACGCGCCGCACATCAACGTGGACATCCTGAAGTACCAGATCAAGGCCAAGCCGGGGGCGGCCTCCTGTCCGTTCCAGCTCGTGTCCTACTGGAAGTGCGAACAGCGGCACACGGACATTAAGATCGACTACAAGTATAACTGCCACGCGATGGCCCAGCCGTCCCCGCTGCTGAACGTTTCCATCTCGGTGCCGGTCGACGGCGGTGTGAAGAACGTCCAATCGAAACCTCATTCGGCTTG GCAAGGCGAATCGAACCGGCTGGTGTGGAACTTTACGGACATATCGCAGCACTCGGAGAGTGGCGGTGTTGATACGCTCCGTGCCCGGCTCGAGGTAGGCACGGGACCATCGACGCCGGCCATCATCTCGACCCAGTTCAACTGCGAAGGGACCACGCTGTCCGGCATTGAGTTTGAGCTGGCCGGCTCGGGATATCGGCTATCGCTTGTAAAGCGACGATTCGTATCAG GAAAGTACATCTGCGAAGGCGATGGCATACGGACGGTGAAAACACCTACGCCACCGAACGTGTCCGGCGTCATGTCACCGATTCcgttcggcagcagcagtagcaacagcagcaagtcGGCCAACCCCTCATCCGGTGGCACCACTGGATAG
- the LOC1281093 gene encoding F-BAR domain only protein 2 isoform X6 has translation MTVDFNDYFWGEKNNGYEVLYQNMKYGLSATKELAEYFRERSNLEEYNSKLLTKLANKAGSSGGGTFSPLWIILKSTTERLSELHAQKVQKLTELVKNVTKYAEDLHKKHKSVKEEESGTQDAVQAMKESTAAVAKAKDTHNARLQEVEKARKDNSAKEIEKSEAKLRKHQDDYKALVEKHNIIKQEFEKKMTITCRRFQEMEEAHLKQMKEFLSSYMDIVQNNFDLVGQVHSDLKRQFLELTVDKLLEQFVLNKYTGLEKPELIELDFESGTASGSGAVGHNSGHQLLVNTSAPLPPGGSISPAPSSLAGGGLLESPTLSATSSSQPINIGTAPGKKESSHLRSWFSSSSTAAVPTNSPVNLSTSPTSTSMGGGGGRWGDGGTDLPSAQQQPHPASLRAMSPVPSVLNESSVSGSAQSTGKQSSKPFYGDLFSFKHHSTNPSTNHNQPYHHPPNLATNGHNNGGSGKQQSQQSPQMKQQEQQLQESLQHPQQQQDQQQQQQPASPQQLPPPQQQQQQQKSSRRTTSLLNLFMSNSQVSGFLRSRREKAKSKKAKKKKDSTENSSAKDENILDGDSKGDTANADSATNLQTTSAISASNVAPTATPEVDEDGYSIQPRETTWDSATITEKSNNFYSSSDSDSEDEREEKKIHVEIKPLNNGAAPISASVDELRATVENLSLSPIGILTSQQQQQHHQQHQLHHQLHHQQQQAQPASQAHALHHQMSVGNASLLNNSNAATHLTSPNASNASTPTTVHPYAPLQSPTLSMSTSSNNRYADLGDIFSEVGDISISAPTSANLTKLTQRQIPTPTSAGGSSIAIPRPPSRRSEAAVARDRVSPASQIARADSVGSLEFRSPSVGIGSSRGPSPLTIGMSDTIPLAVAFHEIIHAYFKGADESRCQVKMSGDMMISFPAGIVNVLTNNPNPAKLGFRIKNLQNLDNVLPNKQLITIDRLQSTSFSTTLEFNMPVLTATLRRQSEQNPNAPHINVDILKYQIKAKPGAASCPFQLVSYWKCEQRHTDIKIDYKYNCHAMAQPSPLLNVSISVPVDGGVKNVQSKPHSAWQGESNRLVWNFTDISQHSESGGVDTLRARLEVGTGPSTPAIISTQFNCEGTTLSGIEFELAGSGYRLSLVKRRFVSGKYICEGDGIRTVKTPTPPNVSGVMSPIPFGSSSSNSSKSANPSSGGTTG, from the exons GGCGAGAAGAACAACGGGTACGAGGTGCTGTACCAAAACATGAAGTATGGCCTATCGGCGACGAAAGAGCTAGCGGAGTACTTCCGCGAGCGCTCGAATCTGGAGGAGTACAATTCGAAGCTGCTGACAAAGCTGGCCAACAAGGCGGGCTCGAGCGGTGGCGGTACTTTTTCCCCGCTCTGGATCATACTCAAGTCAACCACCGAGCGTCTGTCGGAGCTGCACGCCCAGAAGGTGCAGAAGCTGACGGAGCTGGTCAAGAATGTCACCAAGTACGCGGAAGACCTGCACAAGAAGCATAAATCGGTGAAGGAGGAAGAGTCGGGCACGCAGGATGCGGTGCAG GCAATGAAGGAATCGACCGCGGCTGTCGCCAAGGCAAAGGATACCCACAATGCCCGGCTGCAGGAGGTGGAGAAGGCCCGGAAGGACAATTCGGCCAAGGAGATCGAAAAGTCGGAGGCAAAGCTACGCAAACACCAGGACGACTACAAGGCGCTGGTGGAGAAGCACAACATAATCAAGCAGGAGTTTGAGAAGAAAATGACAATAACGTGTAGG CGTTTTCAAGAGATGGAAGAAGCACATCTGAAACAAATGAAAGAGTTCCTCTCGTCGTACATGGACATAGTGCAGAACAATTTCGATTTAGTTGGCCAG GTCCATTCTGATTTGAAGCGTCAATTTCTAGAGTTAACCGTGGACAAGCTATTGGAACAGTTCGTGCTGAACAAGTACACCGGTCTGGAGAAACCAG AGCTAATTGAGCTTGATTTTGAAAGTGGCACCGCGAGCGGTTCCGGTGCGGTTGGCCATAACAGCGGCCACCAGCTGCTAGTGAACACCTCGGCCCCGCTGCCACCGGGTGGCAGCATTTCGCCCGCTCCATCCTCGTTGGCGGGCGGCGGGCTGCTCGAATCACCGACCCTGTCCGCGACCAGCTCCTCGCAACCGATCAACATCGGCACGGCGCCCGGCAAGAAGGAGAGCAGCCACCTGCGGTCCTGGTTTAGCTCCAGCTCGACGGCAGCCGTCCCAACGAACTCACCGGTCAATCTGTCCACCTCGCCCACGTCCACCTCGATGGGCGGAGGCGGCGGACGGTGGGGCGATGGCGGAACGGACCTACCGTCagcccagcagcagccccatCCGGCCTCGTTGCGTGCCATGTCGCCGGTGCCATCGGTGCTGAACGAAAGTAGCGTGTCCGGATCCGCACAAAGTACGGGCAAACAGTCAAGTAAACCATTCTACGGCGATCTGTTTTCCTTCAAGCATCATAGTACCAATCCCTCCACTAATCACAATCAGCCATACCACCACCCGCCCAACCTAGCCACTAACGGTCACAATAACGGTGGCAGCGGCAAACAACAATCGCAACAATCGCCGCAAATGAAACAGCAGGAACAGCAACTGCAAGAATCTTTACAGCatccacagcaacagcaagaccagcagcagcagcagcagcctgcgTCACCTCagcaactaccaccaccacaacaacaacaacaacaacaaaaatcttcCCGCCGCACTACTTCCCTTCTCAATCTCTTCATGTCTAACTCCCAGG TTTCCGGGTTTCTGCGCAGCCGGCGCGAGAAGGCCAAATCAAAgaaagccaaaaagaagaaagattcCACGGAAAACTCCAGTGCCaaagatgaaaatattttgGACGG CGATAGCAAGGGCGATACGGCAAATGCGGACAGCGCCACGAATCTGCAAACCACTTCCGCGATCAGTGCTTCGAATGTAGCCCCCACGGCAACGCCCGAAGTGGATGAGGACGGTTACAGCATACAGCCGCGCGAAACCACCTGGGACAGTGCGACGATCACGGAAAAGAGCA ATAATTTCTACTCAAGCTCGGACAGTGACAGCGAGGATGAGCGTGAAGAGAAGAAAATCCACGTGGAAATTAAACCGCTTAACAATGGTGCCGCACCCATTTCGGCCAGTGTCGATGAGCTGCGGGCAACGGTGGAAAATCTTTCGCTATCACCAATCGGTATTCTAACATCG caacagcagcagcagcaccatcagcagcaccagctgcaccaccagctgcaccatcagcaacagcaggcacAGCCCGCCTCCCAGGCACACGCGCTGCACCACCAGATGTCGGTCGGGAATGCGTCGCTCCTGAACAATAGCAACGCCGCCACGCACCTCACCAGTCCGAATGCCTCGAATGCGTCCACGCCGACGACGGTACATCCGTACGCGCCGCTACAAAGCCCTACCCTGTCGATGTCAACCAGCTCGAA CAATCGGTATGCAGATCTGGGTGACATCTTTTCGGAGGTGGGTGACATTAGCATCTCGGCACCGACTTCCGCGAACCTAACGAAGCTTACCCAGCGACAAATTCCCACACCGACGTCAGCGGGCGGCAGCAGTATCGCTATACCGCGACCACCATCGCGAAGATCGGAAGCGGCTG TTGCACGTGATCGTGTCAGTCCGGCGTCACAGATTGCTCGTGCCGACAGTGTCGGCAGTTTGGAGTTCCGTAGTCCGAGCGTGGGTATCGGATCGTCCCGTGGTCCGTCCCCGCTAACGATCGGCATGTCCGATACGATTCCATTGGCTGTTGCATTCCACGAAATTATTCACGCCTATTTCAA AGGAGCCGACGAGTCCCGGTGTCAGGTGAAAATGTCGGGCGACATGATGATTTCGTTCCCGGCCGGCATTGTGAACGTGCTGACGAACAATCCGAACCCGGCCAAGCTGGGCTTCCGCATCAAGAATCTCCAGAACCTCGACAACGTGCTGCCGAACAAGCAGCTCATCACGATCGATCGGCTCCAGTCGACCAGCTTCAGCACGACGCTCGAGTTCAACATGCCAGTATTAACGGCGACCCTGCGGCGCCAGTCGGAGCAGAACCCGAACGCGCCGCACATCAACGTGGACATCCTGAAGTACCAGATCAAGGCCAAGCCGGGGGCGGCCTCCTGTCCGTTCCAGCTCGTGTCCTACTGGAAGTGCGAACAGCGGCACACGGACATTAAGATCGACTACAAGTATAACTGCCACGCGATGGCCCAGCCGTCCCCGCTGCTGAACGTTTCCATCTCGGTGCCGGTCGACGGCGGTGTGAAGAACGTCCAATCGAAACCTCATTCGGCTTG GCAAGGCGAATCGAACCGGCTGGTGTGGAACTTTACGGACATATCGCAGCACTCGGAGAGTGGCGGTGTTGATACGCTCCGTGCCCGGCTCGAGGTAGGCACGGGACCATCGACGCCGGCCATCATCTCGACCCAGTTCAACTGCGAAGGGACCACGCTGTCCGGCATTGAGTTTGAGCTGGCCGGCTCGGGATATCGGCTATCGCTTGTAAAGCGACGATTCGTATCAG GAAAGTACATCTGCGAAGGCGATGGCATACGGACGGTGAAAACACCTACGCCACCGAACGTGTCCGGCGTCATGTCACCGATTCcgttcggcagcagcagtagcaacagcagcaagtcGGCCAACCCCTCATCCGGTGGCACCACTGGATAG